The Sporosarcina luteola genome contains a region encoding:
- a CDS encoding glycosyltransferase family 4 protein: MHILWVVNIPLPEASFLIGEKPLPFGGWLVSASKHLSKNNYIKLSIAFPGSKKDSVNELQGKNNIFYTFPPLNDNDFTMIEDNKYLEKIIESSKPDLVHIFGTEYAHTLAMINICAKKKVKSVISIQGLISIISKHYMASLPLNVQMQSTFRDFVKRDNLKKQQKRFIKRGKYEIESLQKIEHVIGRTTWDKACTLQINSKVYYYECNETLRDEFYNHIWSLENCEKDTIFVSQGSYPIKGLHFIIEAMPLILKNRPNAKLYIGGIDITKTSNFKEKLKLSSYGKYIKQLIKKYNLENKVIFTGVLNEKQMCQRFLKSNVFVLPSVIENESNSLSEARILGMPCVASYVGGVIDRIENGVDGFLYQHDAPYMLAYYVNQLLDNDELSLMFSEKTRSRALEIFDRRKNNERLLEIYRNIIKYN; this comes from the coding sequence ATGCATATTTTATGGGTGGTTAATATTCCATTACCCGAAGCCAGTTTTTTAATTGGGGAGAAGCCACTTCCTTTTGGGGGATGGTTAGTTAGTGCCTCCAAACATTTATCGAAAAATAATTATATAAAGCTTTCCATTGCATTTCCGGGAAGTAAAAAAGATTCTGTTAACGAATTACAAGGAAAAAACAATATATTCTATACCTTTCCACCTTTAAATGACAATGATTTTACAATGATCGAGGATAACAAATATTTGGAAAAAATCATAGAATCCTCAAAACCTGATCTAGTTCATATATTTGGGACAGAGTATGCACATACTCTTGCAATGATTAATATATGTGCAAAGAAAAAAGTGAAATCAGTTATTTCTATCCAAGGACTAATATCCATAATCTCTAAACATTATATGGCCTCATTGCCTTTAAATGTGCAAATGCAATCTACTTTTAGAGATTTTGTAAAACGAGATAATTTGAAGAAACAACAAAAGAGGTTTATTAAACGCGGAAAATATGAAATTGAATCTTTACAAAAGATAGAACATGTCATTGGCCGTACTACTTGGGATAAAGCATGTACTTTACAAATCAATTCAAAAGTATATTATTATGAGTGTAATGAAACTTTAAGGGATGAGTTCTATAATCATATCTGGAGTTTGGAAAATTGCGAAAAGGATACTATCTTTGTAAGTCAAGGATCATATCCAATTAAGGGTCTACATTTTATAATAGAAGCAATGCCATTGATATTGAAAAACAGGCCCAATGCAAAACTATATATAGGTGGTATAGACATTACAAAAACCTCTAATTTTAAGGAGAAATTAAAATTATCTTCCTATGGGAAATATATAAAACAACTTATCAAGAAGTATAATTTAGAAAATAAAGTTATATTTACAGGAGTTTTAAATGAAAAACAAATGTGTCAAAGATTTTTAAAATCAAATGTTTTTGTTTTACCTTCTGTGATTGAAAATGAATCAAATTCATTAAGTGAAGCTAGAATATTAGGAATGCCATGTGTTGCTTCTTACGTAGGTGGGGTAATAGACAGAATTGAAAATGGAGTGGATGGATTTTTATACCAACATGATGCGCCATATATGTTGGCTTACTATGTAAATCAGTTACTTGATAATGATGAACTCTCACTAATGTTTTCTGAAAAAACAAGAAGTCGTGCATTGGAAATTTTCGATCGCAGAAAAAATAATGAGAGATTATTAGAGATTTATAGAAATATTATAAAATATAACTGA